Proteins encoded together in one Chitinophaga sp. LS1 window:
- a CDS encoding transposase, with product MVLSINSSSEIKQKLNYAKKNWPAAVDKYEKQEKELGHQRNSLSKTDTDATFMHMKEDHMKNGQLKPAYNVQISTNNQYILSYSLHQNATDTNTLIPHLKQHIKNHGIKASNITADSGYGSEQNYQWLEKRRITGYVKHNQFDRNQHKKTRDKKPYSSDKLRYDAARDIYYCPKDKPMRNVGTYTQKTSTGFEQTITRYETESCKWCRLREQCHNSKGNRIISINHNQQRLKSRADKRLKTRRGIAKRKQRCFDTEPVFGNIKHNHNFKRFMLRGLEKVRVETGLLALAHNLRKKIA from the coding sequence ATGGTACTGTCTATAAATTCAAGTTCAGAAATAAAGCAGAAACTGAATTATGCTAAAAAGAATTGGCCAGCAGCGGTGGATAAATATGAAAAGCAGGAAAAGGAACTGGGGCATCAAAGAAACAGTTTAAGCAAAACAGATACTGACGCTACGTTTATGCATATGAAGGAAGATCATATGAAAAACGGGCAATTAAAACCGGCGTACAATGTGCAGATAAGTACCAATAACCAATATATTCTTTCTTATAGCCTTCATCAAAATGCAACGGATACCAATACCCTGATTCCACATTTAAAGCAGCATATCAAAAATCATGGTATAAAGGCCTCCAATATTACCGCAGATTCAGGTTATGGGAGCGAACAGAATTATCAGTGGCTTGAAAAAAGACGGATCACAGGGTATGTAAAACACAATCAATTTGACAGGAATCAGCACAAAAAAACACGGGATAAAAAACCTTACTCTTCCGATAAACTACGCTACGATGCTGCCAGGGATATTTATTATTGTCCGAAGGATAAACCCATGAGAAACGTGGGAACTTATACCCAAAAGACAAGCACTGGTTTTGAACAGACTATTACCAGATATGAGACTGAAAGTTGTAAATGGTGCAGATTACGGGAACAATGCCATAATAGTAAGGGAAATCGAATCATATCAATCAATCACAACCAACAACGGCTAAAATCAAGAGCAGACAAACGATTAAAAACCAGGCGAGGAATAGCAAAACGTAAACAACGTTGTTTTGACACCGAACCTGTGTTTGGTAATATCAAGCATAACCATAACTTCAAAAGATTTATGCTTCGTGGGCTTGAAAAAGTCAGGGTTGAAACAGGATTATTGGCATTAGCGCATAACCTGAGAAAGAAAATAGCTTAA
- a CDS encoding 4'-phosphopantetheinyl transferase family protein yields the protein MHSCKIYYSYYIDRLSQSQLDELIFSLPFVMQGKAFAYRRWEDAHAYVLGRTLLRHALDGSDYKLTDIKYSTRGRPYIHGVGDFNITHSGNLVACSLTTHGRIGIDIEMHQPLKMTDFTPQFTAAEWHYIHQHAAPTTSFYDHWTAKEAILKADGRGLIDDLSSLEVSNFNQVILDNITWYLHRIDQFPGYSCQVATDHPNQQYSFIPVKFPL from the coding sequence ATGCATTCATGCAAAATTTATTACAGTTACTATATTGACAGGCTCAGTCAATCTCAATTGGATGAGCTTATATTTTCATTGCCATTCGTCATGCAGGGTAAAGCTTTTGCCTACCGGCGATGGGAGGATGCACATGCTTATGTATTAGGACGGACTTTACTGCGCCATGCATTGGATGGATCTGATTATAAATTAACTGACATAAAATATTCTACGCGTGGCCGTCCTTACATTCATGGGGTGGGAGATTTTAACATTACCCATTCGGGCAATTTAGTTGCCTGCTCTTTGACAACTCATGGCAGAATCGGGATTGATATTGAAATGCATCAACCCCTGAAAATGACAGATTTTACGCCGCAGTTTACAGCTGCCGAATGGCATTACATTCATCAGCATGCTGCACCAACTACCTCATTTTACGATCACTGGACGGCCAAGGAGGCCATCCTGAAAGCTGATGGAAGAGGTCTGATAGATGACCTCTCCTCACTGGAAGTGAGTAATTTTAATCAGGTGATATTGGATAATATAACCTGGTATCTGCATAGGATTGACCAATTTCCGGGTTATTCGTGTCAGGTTGCAACAGATCACCCCAATCAGCAATATTCCTTTATACCGGTTAAATTTCCATTGTAA